In one window of Leptospira sp. GIMC2001 DNA:
- a CDS encoding penicillin-binding protein, which produces MEVQKRRLTILIGIILSLFLILLVRVAYLAFFNEKIKHYQVNKHVRRGMIVDRRGIELALSTEASTIGINPSNVYDIPFTAKYLSEPLEIPTNKLEAILKEKSSYFLLKREIDKDLGKKIANLSLPGVRIEKEFKRIYPQGALASNLIGFTGLDDDRALSGLEKEFNLELLTTPSPEIERGNDIHLTLDSLMQYKLEKSLAKAFKQTQSSKAIGIFMDIYSGHILAMASFPNFDPNRYSDFPATNHTNWAIRHVYEPGSTMKIFIALMLINEGVLSTQERFYCPGYVEFGSSMIRCTDKHGSVNLEEILQFSCNVGIIKASQKISDKRFYEYLKKFRFGSKTGFAIHENKGFLPNVNDWRQGTPYFLSIGQGLSVTPIQLVASAAGVVNGGYFVDPKPVSKITNTYGELVHQFGTRSESLNIKKSSTDVILKAMTKAVKSGTGKNAYLQDITIAGKTGTGQKATAGKGYQPGLWSASFLGFFPAEKPQIVGLVLFDEPAGDVYSGGGLAAPVFKDVVEGILPMLDQRDSDKSYRLKRIQPKKFLINPNYAPNLIGLTLSEAIAALNSIQVRFTVSGSGFVKEQTPAPGTMINDKSVIRLILEK; this is translated from the coding sequence ATGGAAGTTCAAAAAAGAAGACTGACTATCCTCATTGGAATCATACTTTCCCTATTCTTAATCTTGCTTGTGAGAGTTGCTTACTTAGCGTTTTTCAATGAAAAAATAAAACACTATCAAGTAAACAAGCATGTTCGTCGTGGTATGATAGTGGATCGAAGAGGAATAGAACTCGCACTGTCAACCGAAGCTTCAACTATCGGGATCAATCCTTCGAATGTTTATGATATCCCATTTACTGCAAAATATCTTTCCGAGCCTTTAGAAATTCCGACCAACAAACTGGAAGCAATCTTAAAAGAAAAGTCGAGCTACTTTTTATTGAAACGGGAAATTGACAAAGATTTAGGCAAAAAAATTGCAAACCTATCTTTGCCAGGTGTGCGAATTGAGAAAGAGTTTAAAAGAATCTACCCTCAAGGAGCACTTGCTTCGAATCTAATTGGATTTACAGGCTTAGATGATGACCGGGCTTTGTCAGGACTTGAAAAAGAGTTTAATCTAGAATTATTGACTACACCAAGTCCAGAAATAGAAAGAGGTAATGATATTCACCTAACTCTAGATAGCCTAATGCAATACAAACTAGAGAAGTCACTTGCTAAAGCGTTCAAACAAACTCAATCCAGTAAAGCAATCGGAATTTTTATGGATATATATTCTGGTCATATTCTCGCAATGGCAAGCTTTCCTAATTTTGATCCCAATCGATATTCGGATTTTCCTGCAACCAATCATACAAACTGGGCAATTCGTCATGTATATGAACCAGGATCAACTATGAAAATTTTCATTGCCCTGATGCTTATCAACGAAGGGGTTCTCTCTACCCAGGAAAGATTCTATTGCCCAGGATATGTTGAGTTTGGGAGTTCCATGATAAGATGCACTGATAAACATGGTTCAGTCAATCTAGAAGAGATATTACAATTTTCGTGCAATGTGGGTATTATAAAAGCATCTCAAAAAATTTCAGATAAACGATTCTATGAGTACTTAAAGAAGTTTAGATTCGGATCTAAGACCGGGTTTGCTATTCACGAAAATAAAGGATTCCTGCCAAACGTAAACGACTGGAGACAAGGTACGCCTTATTTCCTATCCATAGGACAGGGTCTCTCCGTCACTCCAATTCAACTCGTTGCTTCCGCTGCGGGTGTTGTAAATGGAGGATATTTTGTTGACCCTAAACCTGTCTCAAAAATCACAAACACCTATGGTGAGTTAGTTCATCAATTTGGAACTAGGTCAGAGAGCCTAAATATTAAAAAATCTTCAACAGATGTTATTCTGAAGGCAATGACAAAAGCAGTTAAATCAGGAACAGGCAAAAACGCCTACCTCCAAGATATTACGATCGCTGGAAAAACTGGTACTGGTCAGAAAGCAACAGCTGGAAAAGGTTACCAACCAGGCCTATGGTCTGCATCCTTTCTAGGATTCTTTCCTGCTGAAAAACCACAGATCGTAGGACTAGTTCTATTCGATGAACCTGCTGGTGATGTTTATTCTGGAGGTGGACTTGCTGCTCCCGTATTCAAGGATGTGGTTGAAGGAATACTGCCAATGCTCGACCAAAGAGATTCTGATAAAAGTTACCGACTCAAAAGAATCCAACCCAAAAAGTTTCTCATCAATCCTAATTATGCTCCAAATTTAATTGGCCTAACTTTAAGCGAAGCGATTGCTGCACTCAACAGCATTCAGGTTAGATTCACGGTTTCGGGTTCTGGATTTGTTAAAGAACAGACGCCAGCTCCAGGAACTATGATCAATGATAAATCCGTAATTAGGTTGATACTCGAAAAATGA
- a CDS encoding motility associated factor glycosyltransferase family protein produces MKGFWESNSRFLNASLIERLEGIGSSSHSEFILEKTKSGHWNLFTDDCYFHSKHDPVREANRLAIELPYDNTERMYLFLGAGLGYIILESLKDRPLCAGVWMEASSSILKAALETLDFSEYLSSGRLKILLAPIAEDDLYSAFKGKATVPVTFVPHRASLQWNETEYLRLRYLGENFFHKKDVNLATLVRFEKIWTKNIIQNLSELGRMQPISRIFGQASNTPVLVVGAGPSLSKSIESIQKYREHYIIIAVDTALNVLHENHIEPDLIYSVDPQALNSYYLEGYEGNGFLVFDPTSTYLTPRLAVGPQECFFTSSPFPLTKILDQLSEEEIGNVPFGGSVSTNAFSLAKLLGGSPVYLVAQDLSFTNGLAHAKGAILEERLNWKESRRFRRELHNFQQLTALPKHFEPGIDGSKIQTNEKLIIFRNWFNENAKDAINLTSQGLQIPNLRNSDFESEFEYTKGKDSIALDEINLRKQNVKKARDSIQLIFKQSKSWCNTAELKSTLKKMNLELGLFYPLLEKGCTLSRDIYAGIKSGEKNPKLLSKQIVEMDKIDELVSDKKHLSDILSSSMQRVIFSVTEGFESNLNWEEKENARLGIAKKSKLLYEGLLQTVRDLKKQIAKSILRMGTNESIDLVDH; encoded by the coding sequence ATGAAAGGCTTCTGGGAATCCAATTCCCGCTTTTTGAATGCTAGTTTAATTGAGAGATTGGAGGGCATTGGAAGTTCTTCGCATTCTGAATTTATATTAGAAAAAACAAAATCAGGGCATTGGAATCTATTTACGGATGACTGTTATTTTCATAGCAAGCATGATCCCGTAAGGGAAGCCAATCGCTTAGCAATCGAATTGCCATATGACAATACAGAAAGGATGTATCTTTTTCTCGGTGCCGGTCTAGGATATATCATACTTGAATCACTAAAGGATCGACCCCTCTGTGCTGGTGTTTGGATGGAGGCAAGTTCGTCGATATTAAAAGCAGCTCTTGAGACTTTAGATTTTTCCGAATACTTGTCCTCTGGACGTTTGAAAATACTACTTGCTCCGATTGCAGAAGATGATCTATATTCTGCTTTTAAAGGAAAGGCTACCGTTCCTGTTACATTCGTTCCACATAGGGCAAGCCTTCAATGGAACGAAACAGAATATTTACGGCTTCGCTATCTTGGTGAAAATTTCTTTCATAAAAAAGATGTGAATTTAGCAACCTTAGTTCGCTTCGAAAAAATTTGGACCAAAAATATAATTCAGAATTTGTCTGAGCTTGGGCGAATGCAGCCCATCTCGAGAATCTTTGGGCAAGCAAGCAATACTCCCGTATTGGTGGTCGGTGCAGGACCATCATTATCCAAGAGCATTGAATCAATTCAAAAATACCGAGAACATTATATAATCATTGCGGTCGATACGGCATTGAATGTTCTGCACGAAAATCATATAGAACCAGATCTAATTTATTCTGTAGATCCTCAGGCTCTCAATAGTTATTATCTGGAAGGATACGAGGGCAATGGATTCTTAGTTTTCGATCCGACTTCTACTTATCTGACCCCAAGACTTGCAGTTGGACCTCAAGAATGTTTTTTTACTTCATCGCCCTTTCCCCTTACGAAAATACTGGATCAATTATCCGAAGAAGAAATTGGAAATGTTCCCTTTGGCGGTTCTGTATCAACCAATGCATTTTCTCTTGCAAAGCTTCTCGGGGGATCTCCAGTATATTTGGTCGCACAAGATTTGAGTTTTACGAATGGATTGGCACATGCTAAGGGAGCCATTTTGGAAGAGCGATTGAACTGGAAAGAATCCAGGAGATTTAGAAGAGAACTTCACAATTTTCAGCAGTTGACAGCCCTTCCTAAACATTTTGAACCAGGCATTGATGGTTCCAAAATTCAGACCAATGAAAAATTAATAATCTTTAGGAACTGGTTCAATGAAAATGCAAAAGATGCGATCAACCTAACATCTCAAGGTTTACAAATTCCAAATCTGCGAAATTCGGATTTTGAATCAGAGTTTGAATATACCAAAGGTAAGGACTCCATAGCTTTAGATGAAATAAATTTAAGAAAGCAGAATGTAAAAAAAGCGAGAGATTCCATTCAATTGATATTCAAGCAATCCAAATCCTGGTGCAACACTGCAGAATTGAAATCTACACTAAAGAAAATGAATTTGGAATTGGGTCTTTTTTATCCTCTTTTAGAAAAAGGCTGCACGTTGAGCAGAGATATATATGCGGGGATTAAGTCTGGAGAAAAAAACCCGAAATTACTGAGTAAACAAATCGTTGAAATGGACAAAATTGATGAATTGGTTTCTGATAAAAAACATCTAAGTGATATCTTATCCTCTAGTATGCAAAGAGTCATTTTCTCAGTAACTGAGGGATTTGAATCAAACCTCAACTGGGAAGAAAAAGAGAATGCAAGACTTGGAATAGCCAAGAAATCAAAATTATTGTACGAAGGTCTATTGCAGACAGTTCGGGATTTGAAGAAGCAAATTGCAAAATCAATTTTGAGAATGGGGACTAACGAATCAATAGATTTAGTCGATCATTAA
- a CDS encoding lipid A deacylase LpxR family protein, with translation MSRPYSFKNLTIIKVFLFLLFLGITSEIQAQYQIRMLSENDSYGGFSDRYYTNGGRIEFHMDAEKYNPTRFAFEGWNNLFVTTSPETKHFMGISVGQEFYTPSNIKKSEVSYGDRPYASRAYLGSSLTTWSSNASVTSEIEIGLLGPDVGGKNAQKKFHNYIGSPIPQGWDTQIGNQTSLALKTDIRKFYHPYFGMNYHFTVGNVQADASVSVIFRWGNVGTEPGPGFNALSPGPPVLQNPGVGYWYFYLNPGGTFQGYNGTIQGKMGDGRVYRSDAGNNFLNSDSAIFQTNASNDIIGNLIVNSLYEDNGNNSIDRYILYQLFLVRGSENPYGDGLNYILFNNIFNSSEEIEAGLKIYLFSNILETWPTLDENARIVALYSLFRPEGQKLPVLARYLSYEILSQYILDPNQRLLFLTALQQGLVETEGKTYVANLRRAVGFIRAGFVFVSDAGLLLSLNYNYSTVDFEPAPGLPEGHQWLGFQLGKVF, from the coding sequence ATGAGCAGACCATATTCTTTCAAAAATTTAACAATTATTAAAGTTTTTTTATTTTTGCTCTTTCTAGGTATAACATCAGAAATACAGGCTCAATACCAAATTCGAATGCTATCCGAAAATGATAGCTACGGTGGCTTTTCTGATCGATATTACACCAATGGAGGACGAATTGAATTTCATATGGATGCAGAGAAATACAATCCGACACGATTTGCATTTGAGGGGTGGAATAATCTTTTTGTAACGACCTCTCCTGAAACAAAACATTTTATGGGAATTTCAGTGGGACAAGAATTCTACACTCCTTCGAATATTAAAAAATCCGAAGTTTCTTATGGAGACCGTCCTTACGCAAGTCGAGCGTATTTGGGTAGTTCACTTACAACCTGGTCAAGCAATGCAAGTGTAACATCCGAAATTGAAATTGGTTTACTTGGACCAGATGTTGGCGGTAAAAATGCACAAAAAAAGTTTCACAATTATATTGGATCACCAATTCCTCAAGGGTGGGATACTCAGATCGGTAATCAAACTTCGCTTGCACTGAAGACAGATATTCGTAAATTTTATCATCCATATTTTGGAATGAATTATCACTTCACCGTTGGGAATGTTCAAGCGGATGCATCTGTCAGCGTAATTTTTAGATGGGGAAATGTCGGTACTGAACCTGGACCTGGTTTCAATGCGCTTAGTCCAGGACCACCGGTTCTTCAAAATCCTGGAGTTGGCTATTGGTATTTCTACTTAAATCCAGGTGGAACATTTCAAGGTTACAATGGAACGATTCAGGGCAAAATGGGAGATGGAAGAGTTTACCGCAGTGATGCTGGGAATAATTTTCTAAATTCAGATTCAGCAATTTTTCAAACTAATGCAAGCAATGACATTATTGGAAATCTTATTGTAAATTCATTATATGAAGATAATGGCAACAACTCGATTGATCGCTATATTCTGTACCAGCTGTTTTTGGTCCGCGGCTCGGAAAATCCATACGGCGATGGTTTAAACTACATTCTATTCAATAATATTTTCAATTCATCAGAGGAAATTGAGGCTGGATTAAAAATTTATCTTTTCTCGAATATATTAGAAACTTGGCCTACATTGGATGAAAATGCTAGAATCGTGGCATTGTATTCTCTTTTTAGACCTGAAGGTCAGAAACTTCCTGTTCTCGCAAGATACCTTTCTTATGAAATCTTATCACAATACATTCTGGATCCTAACCAAAGATTACTATTTCTCACTGCTCTACAACAAGGGCTTGTTGAAACCGAAGGAAAAACTTATGTTGCAAATCTTCGTAGAGCTGTAGGATTCATTCGAGCTGGATTCGTTTTTGTTTCTGATGCAGGTTTGCTTCTCTCTCTCAATTATAATTATTCAACAGTAGATTTTGAACCTGCACCGGGCTTACCTGAAGGACATCAATGGTTAGGGTTTCAGCTAGGAAAAGTATTCTGA
- a CDS encoding GH1 family beta-glucosidase yields the protein MNELKFPKNFTWGTATSAYQIEGGWNVDGKGLSIWDDFVRRKGKIDNGDNGDLGCNHYNLYSKDIDLMSDLGYPNYRFSISWPRVVPNGDGSVNPKGLEFYDRLVDKLLTKKINPFVTLYHWDLPSKLQESGGWMNRATAERFADYSEIVINKLGDRVKNWITINEPWIIYVTGYILGVHPPGFIRPYSSLKVVHNLLLAHGLALERIRSNFPKSKVGITNALSPVQYFKWNCGEKTVARAHAIQNSMWMDPIFKGRYPSVIEEEIYSQNRRNIHPGDLQIISKPTDFLGVNHYTRSIVRAAPIPLFRFIPVKPKYKDAEFTSMDWEIYPKGIKDLLDWIRKEYGNPTIFITENGVAFKESPSSDGIVHDHNRIAYLKEYLTNIYHSIQEGSDVRGYFVWSFMDNFEWQAGYEKTFGLVHIDRDDPNFKRTPKKSADWYSNVIRKNGFQYIE from the coding sequence GTGAACGAACTTAAATTTCCCAAGAATTTTACATGGGGGACTGCGACATCCGCATATCAGATCGAAGGTGGATGGAATGTCGATGGTAAAGGATTATCTATCTGGGATGATTTTGTAAGAAGAAAAGGCAAAATTGACAATGGCGATAATGGTGATCTGGGTTGTAACCATTACAATTTATACTCTAAAGATATTGATCTAATGAGCGATTTGGGTTACCCAAACTATAGATTTTCGATTTCTTGGCCACGAGTTGTTCCAAATGGCGATGGATCTGTAAATCCTAAAGGATTAGAGTTCTATGATCGACTAGTTGATAAATTATTAACTAAAAAAATCAATCCATTTGTTACTTTGTATCATTGGGATTTACCTTCTAAGTTGCAAGAATCAGGCGGTTGGATGAATCGAGCAACTGCTGAGAGATTTGCGGATTATTCGGAAATCGTAATTAATAAATTGGGAGATCGTGTAAAGAATTGGATTACAATCAATGAACCATGGATTATTTATGTTACTGGTTATATTCTAGGAGTTCATCCGCCAGGTTTTATCCGACCTTATTCATCACTTAAAGTAGTACACAATCTTTTACTTGCTCATGGATTAGCTTTAGAAAGAATTCGAAGTAATTTTCCAAAATCTAAAGTTGGTATCACAAATGCATTATCTCCCGTTCAGTATTTCAAATGGAATTGCGGAGAGAAAACTGTTGCTCGAGCTCATGCCATTCAGAATTCGATGTGGATGGATCCAATTTTTAAAGGGCGTTATCCTTCAGTAATTGAAGAAGAAATCTATTCTCAGAACAGACGAAATATTCATCCTGGAGATCTACAAATTATTTCCAAACCAACTGATTTTCTGGGAGTTAATCATTACACTCGTTCCATTGTAAGGGCTGCACCAATCCCGCTTTTTAGATTTATACCGGTAAAACCTAAATATAAGGATGCCGAATTCACGAGTATGGACTGGGAAATTTATCCAAAAGGGATCAAGGATTTACTGGATTGGATTCGAAAAGAATATGGAAACCCTACAATATTCATTACTGAAAATGGAGTTGCGTTCAAAGAATCTCCAAGTAGCGATGGAATCGTTCATGATCACAATCGAATAGCTTATCTAAAAGAGTATTTAACAAATATTTACCACTCCATTCAAGAAGGTTCAGATGTCCGAGGATATTTTGTCTGGTCATTTATGGATAATTTTGAGTGGCAGGCAGGATATGAGAAAACATTCGGACTTGTTCATATCGATAGAGATGATCCCAACTTCAAACGAACTCCAAAAAAATCTGCAGATTGGTATTCTAATGTCATTCGAAAGAATGGGTTTCAATATATAGAATAA
- a CDS encoding TerC family protein, which translates to MEIWLLSSTYLALATLTLLEIVLGIDNIIFISILSSKLPPNKQSSARRIGLLLAMGTRVLLLFSLSWVMTLPEPIFEIFSKSISGRDIILIVGGMFLIAKATHEIHVKMEGEVENLNNTVKKKVSYLSVLIQIAILDIVFSLDSVITAVGMADHIAIMIIAVVISVIVMMIFADSISKFVDHHPTIKILALSFLILIGFSLVGEGWELHIPKGYIYFAMTFSLIVEMINIRVVRKAKHS; encoded by the coding sequence ATGGAAATCTGGCTTCTCTCATCAACCTACCTTGCACTAGCTACTTTAACCTTACTTGAGATTGTTCTTGGTATTGATAATATCATTTTTATTTCAATTTTATCGAGTAAGCTTCCACCGAATAAACAAAGCTCAGCACGTAGAATTGGACTGCTGCTTGCTATGGGAACAAGAGTTCTTCTCCTCTTTTCATTGAGCTGGGTTATGACATTGCCTGAGCCGATTTTTGAGATTTTTTCTAAGAGTATTTCTGGAAGAGATATTATCCTTATCGTAGGTGGTATGTTTCTAATAGCGAAGGCCACACATGAAATTCATGTAAAAATGGAAGGAGAAGTAGAAAACCTGAACAACACAGTCAAGAAAAAAGTATCCTATTTATCTGTCCTAATTCAAATTGCGATCCTAGATATTGTTTTCTCTCTAGACTCTGTAATTACTGCTGTTGGTATGGCGGATCATATTGCAATTATGATCATTGCTGTTGTAATTAGTGTTATTGTTATGATGATATTTGCTGATAGCATTTCCAAATTCGTTGATCATCATCCAACGATTAAAATTCTAGCATTGAGCTTCTTAATCCTAATAGGATTCTCGTTAGTTGGCGAAGGCTGGGAGCTTCATATTCCAAAAGGATACATTTATTTCGCGATGACATTTTCTCTAATAGTTGAAATGATCAATATCCGCGTTGTCCGTAAAGCAAAACATAGCTAA
- a CDS encoding class I SAM-dependent methyltransferase, which produces MLNSSLLGDVYPFLWENLGYWNSQVNVSYHNSCEEMVRQHFSLLKKKDKIRILDLACGKGGSIITLTSELRIARLDAMDIQEAFLKIPKQEFEIRKLGDLNFEFEKTISGNSSFPIHFYDSIVCIDSAYHFKNIPDFIKSCKLWLNSTGELVFTTVSKNSDERIGYLDRFLFYFAGISTCSVLENREINQILTTNGFSNIKIQTINEQVLRGFANWVDTIRETQSIYNLFSFDWIKIKATALFCKRLLRQKKFSYVLLYGQRGY; this is translated from the coding sequence ATGCTAAATTCAAGTCTATTAGGTGATGTTTACCCATTTCTATGGGAAAATTTAGGATACTGGAATTCGCAGGTTAATGTTAGCTACCACAATTCATGTGAAGAAATGGTCAGACAACATTTTAGTTTGTTAAAAAAGAAAGATAAAATTAGAATATTAGATCTAGCTTGTGGAAAAGGTGGAAGTATAATAACACTTACATCAGAACTCAGAATTGCCCGTTTGGATGCCATGGATATTCAGGAGGCTTTTTTAAAAATTCCAAAGCAAGAATTCGAGATTCGAAAATTAGGCGATTTAAATTTTGAATTTGAAAAAACAATTTCTGGAAATTCTTCATTTCCGATTCATTTTTATGATTCAATTGTTTGTATTGATAGTGCTTACCATTTTAAAAATATTCCCGACTTTATAAAATCCTGTAAGTTATGGCTTAATTCTACTGGAGAACTGGTATTTACGACAGTTTCGAAAAATTCTGATGAGCGGATCGGATATCTAGATAGATTCCTTTTCTATTTTGCGGGAATTTCAACTTGTTCAGTATTAGAGAATCGAGAAATCAATCAAATACTTACTACAAATGGTTTTTCAAATATAAAGATTCAAACAATAAATGAGCAAGTTTTAAGAGGCTTTGCAAATTGGGTAGATACAATCAGAGAAACTCAGTCAATTTATAATTTATTTTCGTTTGATTGGATCAAAATAAAAGCAACAGCCCTTTTTTGTAAGAGGCTGCTGCGACAAAAAAAGTTTAGCTATGTTTTGCTTTACGGACAACGCGGATATTGA